From the genome of Malus sylvestris chromosome 13, drMalSylv7.2, whole genome shotgun sequence:
AAACCTTAAATAATAAATGAAGTAACGAAGTATTTTATCGTATTTCTTCTCTTTGTACGCGTTTTGTTGTAAATCACCTAGGTCTAATCTACATGGAGGGAGTTTTTAACTTGGGTGCAACGGGACATGCACGCAGCCTTGACCTAGCcataaaaaagaattaaaattgcAGAGTAAAGTTCAAGGGGCTGAACAATGGTGTCATTTAATTTGTCCTCTACTCTTTGGAAATTTCATTAATACCCAAAACTGCTCAAATAGTTTAGTAAATGATGTGCTTTGGATTATCAGAAACCTTCAATTGTGAGTGGATCAAACTTGGAAGCGAAGCCATGGAAATGGAAAGCAATCTTGTGATGAAGAATCAGAAGCTGGAAGCCTCCGGTATTCTCAGGAAAGCTCTTCTAATCCCTGCCAGAAACATCAAATTCTTAACTTTCACAATCCTCACCTCCCTTCCTCTCTTCTGTTTCTTGATTTACTATGAATCCCATCTCCAGAAAATCATGGTTGAAACCTTGAAAACCCTAAACCTGCCGCCGCGTGAGGCCGGCATGAACCGCTACTTGACTTACTTCAGGTTGAGTTGGTCCATTCCAGTTGAGGTATCCAGAAAATTGAACCGAGATTTTCCCAATGAGTTATTTTATCTGGGGTTTCTCTTTGTGGTGCCTCTTCATCTCCTCCATTTCGTAACTGTGATTCCGATCGTTTACTTGGGATCTAAGATACACACAGAAGAGAGTCCAGTGATGACTAtaagagaaatggtgaaaaaaacCTTTGACAAAACAAGGCTGAAGGGAACTTTTGTAACATTTTCTTATGTCCTTGTGTTGTCAAGTTATACTCTGCTAGGGCTGACATGGCTAGGAATAACCTACTATGCTGTCTTCCGAAACTTCAATGATTTCGATGCTTTGTTCTATGCTGTACTGTGTTGGCCGGCATTTGTAGGGGTTGTGGTAATGTATTTGGCATGGAGTTCTGTGTGGAATGTGAGTGTTGTGATTTCGATACTGGATGGGGCGGGCGGAATCAAGCCGTTTGGTCAGGCGATATATTTGAGCAGCGGATGTGAGTGGAAAGGGTTTAGTTTGAtgctcattttctttttctgggaaATAAGTTTGAGGTTGCCTTGCCTCTATTCCGGCTGCTACAAAAGCAGGAATTATTTTGGTGGTATTATTGCACAGGTTTGCTTGTTCTGCTTTGGGAATGTGCTGAAGTGGATTGTCTGCATGATATATTTCTACGATTGCAAGAATCGCGCGGTGGAGAAGAAATTGAAGATGCAGGCTAAGAAGAGAGGTGAAAGCAATGGATGAATATTCTGGTTTCTTGTAGCTCAATTTGTAACTTTCATTTGGTGGTTTTAATGAATGTATTACTTGGAAATGAAATTGTGAAGATGTTGCAACCCTTCATATAATACTATTGCAGTTTGGATGCATCCTTCCATCAAATTATATGTCTTTCTCTTTTACCATATTGATAAGAATTTGACATTTTGCGGCGCCATTGCTAAGGCAACTGTATTATCTCATCGGAATTTCAAAGCGTCCAACAATCTACCGAAACAAAACCAGTAACCACATTGCTGTTACACTGAATTATGTATTACTGCATTGTTGTTACACAGGGTAAGAATTGGTAAATTTTGGTTCTTCCACAAAGTAGGCCGACCTTTTTTCGTTATCTTTTGTGAGCCAAGAGACAAAGTCAAGGATATAACAAACCAATGGCCCCCTTTACATGTGAAAATTAACAACTTTGGGGCCATGGTAGTAATGTTGTAATTAGTCGAGAAACAAATGGGGTTGTTTCAAGAAGAGTTAAAAGCGCTTTCTGACAATTAAAAGCGCTTCGAAATTTGGCAGAAAAACTTACATAGAAATGTTTTTGGGATACAGAGTACTTCCGAGTGGCCTTTTTAGGAAGCActtgaattttaataaaattctcAATGTATTTGtatcaaaagcactttcagaaaagaaaaacaaaagtttaTGAACATAAGCAATTCCGAACTAGACTTAAAGTTTAAGTCAAGTCTACCCTTGGctctccttcaaatattcaatAGGCTGAAATCATCAAGAAAGACTTTTTCTGTTGATGGTGGTTGGGGTGGACTTGAGTCTTGACTTGGACTTTTCCGCATTGCTAATTGCATCAAGAAAGACTTCAAAGACTTCATGGTCATTTAGAAATTCACGGTTGTATATGAAACCGTGTGGATTGAGCTTGGAAGTGAAAGCAATGGAAAGCAAcctgttggagaacaattcagaaataaacagaacttgaaattcacaattttattTCACAAAAGGTACTTGCTATACAGAATGAAAAGTATACAATAAATACagaaattaatataagaatGTCAACggtactaacttgattacagaagGTAAAGGCTAGCGTAAAAGCTATGTCATTCGAACAGTAATTCCAAGGCacactcttgtgcttgtggttctataacgtctgctcgaccaggatacaactacctaatcctataacccgcactggattatagaattctagcgaattgctttgtgtgtttactctctctggaaagtttgtacggaagaaaagaaagaagaaaagatgatTCATTTGGATACCATGGATTGCAGATATATAGGCTGTTTCACACCCTTTCAAATACCAGTTCAGTGTATTTGAAGGTTCACAACTCTTTTCTAAGAGCTGTGtcttttaatcaaaacgtttttaattaataataaattaattaaaaacttaatccgaaaattaaaattaatgaatcagattaattttaaattccaaggcacactcttgtgcttgtggttctataacgtctgctcgaccaggATACAATTACCTAATCCTATAACCCGCACTagattatagaattctagcgaattgctttgtgtgtttactctctctagaaagtttgtacggaagaaaagaaagaagaaaagatgatTCATTTGAATACCATGGATTGCAGATATATAGGCTGTTTCACACCCTTTCAAATACCAGTTTAGTGTATTTGAAGGTTCACAACTCTTTTCTAAGAGCTGTGtcttttaatcaaaacgtttttaattaataataaattaattaaaaacttaatccgaaaattaaaattaatgaatcagattaattttaaattccaaggcacactcttgtgcttgtggttctataacgtctgctcgaccaggatacaactacctaatCTTATAACCCgcactggattatagaattctagcgaattgctttgtgtgtttactctctctggaaagtttgtacggaagaaaagaaagaagaaaagatgatTCATTTGGATAccatgtgtttgtaccatacttgaccaatcccgaaactactgagcaccggttaacgttataccgtcaaggacccagaagagcttcccttcaaccaggaggccaatcacaatgcgacacgtgtcgacatcagaagccaatcacagcgcgacacgtgtcaacatcagaagccaatcacaacatgacacgtgtcaatgttagaacaaaactagaaactctcttctataaatagggatcattatcccacaataatctctaatgtcattttgtactaaactattcactagaactcacaaaatgagagcttgaacctatgtatttgtgtaaacccttcacaattaatgagaactcctctactccgtggacgtagccgatctggatgaaccacgtacatcttgtgtttgcttccctgtccctattcatttacgtacttatcttcactagtgatcgaagcaaccaagcgaaggtcacaaacctgacactttctgttgtaccaaagtcctcgctgattttgtgcatcaacatttggcgccatctgtgggaaagacacttactcccactctcttcagctttgttaagctggtttccaccactcgtacactttcttttggccaaacatctctctccaacatggggagcgaaagaagccatagcacacagaatgacacccccattggacctagtatgaatcaacgaaagcaggaaggaaatagagttactcttcaagctaaagtcgatgagttagaagctcagaacaacaagataatgATAAGGAACGAGGtcatccaggagcagtatgaaaaacttttcgagatgcttcacgaggctaggcatgctcaagcacacaagctcgtcgcccttgctgaggtcaacaatcatctgaatgccccccaacacggagggtcaccgatatccaacacggacatccctgatagggatcgagctacacatcaatgtgataatcaacatgagacttctctcaaccaagatgcttcaacccgaagcagaaggagtagaggaaagcacctcctcacagaaggagtggaatgatcaaaagccgtctatcgcgattgtcgagacttcctaaagcaacgtcgagagaatcccatcc
Proteins encoded in this window:
- the LOC126595096 gene encoding uncharacterized protein LOC126595096 — encoded protein: MMCFGLSETFNCEWIKLGSEAMEMESNLVMKNQKLEASGILRKALLIPARNIKFLTFTILTSLPLFCFLIYYESHLQKIMVETLKTLNLPPREAGMNRYLTYFRLSWSIPVEVSRKLNRDFPNELFYLGFLFVVPLHLLHFVTVIPIVYLGSKIHTEESPVMTIREMVKKTFDKTRLKGTFVTFSYVLVLSSYTLLGLTWLGITYYAVFRNFNDFDALFYAVLCWPAFVGVVVMYLAWSSVWNVSVVISILDGAGGIKPFGQAIYLSSGCEWKGFSLMLIFFFWEISLRLPCLYSGCYKSRNYFGGIIAQVCLFCFGNVLKWIVCMIYFYDCKNRAVEKKLKMQAKKRGESNG